In bacterium, a single genomic region encodes these proteins:
- the lepA gene encoding translation elongation factor 4 — protein MKFTSKIRNFAIVAHIDHGKSTLADRLIEDTNTLGKQKVEKDQILDNMDLERERGITIKAHPIKLSYQVEAGQGETYILNLIDTPGHVDFTYEVSRSLVATEGIILLIDASQGVEAQTLAHANLAKSLFKKIIPCINKIDLPNANLDSTLHQIEKALNLDPDETILVSAKEGIGIKDLLEAIIKKIPPPQGNKNEPLQALVFDSWFDPYKGVIIYLRVVNGLIKTGDQIILMSNHKSYIVTEVGVLTLGLHPKEKLEAGEVGYIFAGIKDIEDVNMGETITLKSNPALQSLPGYKKEKPMVFCSFYPINSSDYSKLGEAFKKLRLNDASFTYEGESSNALGFGFKCGFLGVLHKEIIQERIEREYNIESILTSPNVLYQITKKDHSVIEVSNPALFPNPGEVLKMEEPYILATIITPSDHIGPLIDLLNSRRGKQKSFVSLDDKRVILAYELPLAEVIIDFYDKLKSLSHGYASFDYEHIGYRESKLVKLEILILGEVIDALSLVVFHEKAQTTGRSIVERLRGIIPRQNFVLPIQAAIGSKIIARETIPAFRKDVIAKCYGGDITRKRKLLEKQKLGKKRLKQVGKVAIPQEAFQAILKI, from the coding sequence ATGAAGTTTACTTCTAAGATTCGGAATTTTGCTATTGTGGCTCACATTGATCATGGTAAATCAACTTTAGCTGATAGGTTGATTGAAGATACCAATACTTTAGGAAAGCAAAAAGTAGAAAAAGATCAAATCTTAGACAATATGGATTTAGAGAGAGAACGAGGAATTACCATAAAAGCTCATCCCATAAAGCTATCTTACCAAGTTGAAGCTGGTCAAGGCGAAACTTATATCTTAAATTTAATTGATACTCCTGGTCATGTTGATTTTACTTATGAAGTTTCTCGAAGCTTAGTAGCTACTGAGGGAATAATATTGTTAATTGATGCTTCTCAAGGAGTAGAAGCTCAAACCTTGGCTCACGCCAACTTAGCTAAATCCTTATTTAAAAAGATTATTCCTTGTATCAACAAGATAGATCTACCTAATGCTAATTTAGATTCTACCCTACACCAGATTGAAAAAGCGCTAAACTTAGATCCTGATGAAACTATCTTAGTCAGCGCTAAAGAAGGGATAGGAATTAAAGATTTATTAGAAGCTATTATTAAGAAAATTCCCCCACCCCAAGGAAATAAAAATGAACCTCTTCAAGCTTTGGTATTTGACTCCTGGTTTGATCCTTATAAAGGAGTAATAATCTACCTTAGAGTAGTCAATGGTTTGATTAAAACAGGAGATCAAATTATCTTGATGTCTAATCATAAAAGCTACATAGTTACCGAAGTAGGAGTATTAACTTTAGGTTTACACCCTAAGGAGAAATTAGAAGCAGGAGAAGTAGGCTATATCTTTGCTGGAATTAAGGATATAGAAGATGTGAACATGGGAGAGACGATTACTTTAAAGAGTAATCCTGCTTTACAATCTCTACCGGGTTATAAAAAAGAAAAACCAATGGTCTTTTGTAGTTTTTATCCTATAAATTCTTCTGATTATTCAAAATTAGGCGAGGCTTTTAAAAAATTAAGACTTAATGATGCTTCTTTTACTTACGAAGGAGAATCTTCTAATGCTTTAGGATTTGGATTTAAGTGTGGGTTTTTGGGAGTTTTACATAAAGAGATTATTCAAGAAAGGATAGAAAGAGAGTATAACATTGAGTCAATTCTTACTTCTCCTAATGTCTTGTATCAGATAACCAAAAAAGATCATAGTGTCATTGAAGTTAGTAATCCGGCTTTATTTCCTAATCCTGGTGAAGTCTTAAAAATGGAAGAGCCTTATATTTTAGCCACCATTATTACTCCTTCTGACCATATTGGTCCTTTGATAGATTTACTTAATAGTCGAAGAGGTAAGCAAAAATCTTTTGTCAGCTTAGATGACAAGAGAGTAATCCTTGCTTACGAGTTACCCTTAGCTGAAGTCATTATAGATTTTTACGATAAGTTAAAATCCTTGAGTCATGGTTATGCTTCTTTTGACTATGAACATATTGGCTATCGGGAAAGCAAGTTAGTTAAATTAGAGATTTTAATCTTAGGCGAGGTCATAGATGCTCTTTCCCTGGTAGTTTTTCACGAGAAAGCCCAGACCACAGGAAGAAGTATAGTCGAAAGACTACGCGGGATAATTCCTCGTCAGAATTTTGTTCTCCCTATTCAAGCAGCGATAGGTAGTAAAATTATTGCCCGAGAAACTATACCTGCCTTTCGTAAGGATGTAATAGCAAAATGTTACGGAGGGGACATTACCAGAAAGAGAAAGCTATTAGAGAAACAAAAATTAGGGAAAAAGAGATTGAAGCAAGTAGGAAAAGTAGCTATTCCTCAAGAAGCCTTTCAAGCGATCTTGAAGATTTAA
- the rpoN gene encoding RNA polymerase factor sigma-54, whose protein sequence is MLRQDINIQQRQILIPQLQQSLKILQLSNVELIEEIKNEVLENPFLEEVEVSPLERLEDLKKERDLEKVIHDLEEEAAISGTLKNPDNIVRESQGIEWLASEEDTLYHYLLHQLQLLSLSEKEFLIGRLLLERITPNGYLEGDLESIAEIVKEEVKAVEEVLQKIQNFEPPGIGARNLEENLLIQANYLGILDQNLEQIIKSYLLSIQKGEYKKIALGLNISQERVLDYISQIKTLEPKPTRLYGRANPLYLVPDVIITKQDSSYLIELYNDWLPPLQISSYYTFLLKKEDIQKEIRSYLIERLKKAKWFLRSIDQRQQTILAIAEAIFSYQREFLEDGPDKLKALKMESIANSLGVHLSTVSRAVANKYLQTPLGFFSFKYFFAGGKENASGEKVSKVGIKEILKKIIDQEEKDAPLKDEEIIGKLKEQGFKLARRTIAKYREELGVLPSNLRKKRSG, encoded by the coding sequence ATGTTAAGACAAGATATAAATATCCAACAAAGACAAATCTTAATTCCTCAACTCCAGCAAAGTTTAAAGATTCTTCAACTTTCAAATGTAGAATTAATAGAGGAAATTAAGAATGAAGTGTTAGAGAATCCTTTTTTAGAAGAAGTAGAAGTATCTCCTTTGGAAAGGTTAGAAGATTTAAAAAAAGAAAGGGACTTGGAAAAGGTTATCCATGATCTCGAAGAAGAGGCAGCAATATCTGGAACTTTAAAGAATCCAGATAATATCGTGAGAGAATCTCAAGGCATCGAATGGTTAGCTTCAGAAGAAGATACTTTATACCATTACTTACTCCATCAACTTCAACTTCTCTCTTTAAGTGAAAAAGAATTCCTTATTGGCAGACTCCTTCTAGAAAGAATAACACCTAATGGCTATTTAGAGGGTGACTTAGAATCTATTGCCGAAATAGTTAAAGAAGAAGTTAAGGCGGTAGAAGAGGTTTTACAGAAGATTCAGAACTTTGAACCTCCAGGGATAGGAGCAAGAAATTTAGAAGAAAACTTACTTATCCAAGCTAATTATTTAGGCATATTAGATCAAAACTTAGAGCAGATTATCAAGAGTTATCTACTTAGTATCCAGAAAGGCGAATATAAGAAGATTGCTTTGGGTTTAAATATTTCTCAAGAAAGAGTGCTGGACTATATTAGCCAGATTAAGACTTTAGAGCCCAAACCTACCAGGCTTTACGGAAGAGCAAATCCTTTATATCTAGTGCCAGATGTCATCATTACCAAACAAGATTCTAGCTATCTAATAGAATTGTATAACGATTGGTTGCCTCCTCTTCAGATTAGTTCATACTACACCTTCTTATTAAAGAAGGAAGATATTCAAAAGGAGATTAGATCTTATCTCATCGAGCGATTAAAGAAAGCTAAATGGTTTCTCAGAAGTATTGATCAACGTCAGCAAACTATTTTAGCTATTGCTGAGGCTATTTTTAGCTATCAGAGGGAATTTTTAGAAGACGGGCCAGATAAGTTAAAAGCTTTAAAGATGGAAAGCATTGCTAATTCCCTGGGAGTTCATTTAAGTACAGTTAGTCGAGCTGTGGCTAATAAATATCTTCAAACACCACTTGGTTTTTTTAGCTTTAAATACTTCTTTGCTGGTGGAAAAGAGAATGCTTCTGGCGAGAAAGTTTCTAAAGTAGGGATCAAGGAGATCTTAAAGAAAATTATAGATCAAGAAGAAAAAGATGCTCCTTTAAAGGATGAAGAGATTATTGGAAAGCTTAAAGAGCAGGGTTTTAAGCTGGCTCGTCGCACGATAGCTAAATATAGAGAAGAGTTAGGCGTCCTTCCTTCAAATTTAAGGAAAAAGAGATCAGGTTAA
- the lysS gene encoding lysine--tRNA ligase gives MKVTDEIIKSRLEKLERLKEEGIDPFGGRYEVNSNSQEIKEHFKEGEEKTVKIGGRIIFLRQHGKACFANIKDAKGEIQVYAKYDLLGEKNYRFFTKLDIGDFIGVSGKVFRTLKGEITISVEEFTFLTKSLHPLPEKYHGLQDVELRYRQRYLDLMVNKEVTNVFILRSKIIHKIREFLNKEDFLEVETPMMHPIAGGALARPFETYHHALNMKLFLRIAPELYLKKLIIGGLNKVYELNRCFRNEGISIKHNPEFTMIEIYQALADYLSMMDLTERLIKFVALETLGSLKLSYQGQPINLEEPWRRMTLLEAVKKYTGEDLTSLDKVKELALKLQVEFQEEENEGEVLDHIFGKYVEPNLIAPTFIMDYPTVVSPLAKKKKDPLWVERFELYMAGQELGNAYSELNDPFEQRERFKAQKKEKMDEDFLQALEYGLPPTGGLGIGIDRLVMILADVSSIKEVILFPQLRPTED, from the coding sequence ATGAAAGTTACCGATGAAATTATTAAAAGTCGTCTTGAAAAATTAGAAAGACTAAAGGAAGAAGGAATAGATCCTTTTGGAGGCAGGTATGAAGTTAATAGTAATTCCCAAGAGATTAAAGAACATTTTAAAGAGGGGGAAGAAAAGACAGTCAAGATAGGAGGAAGAATTATCTTTCTTCGTCAACATGGGAAGGCTTGTTTTGCTAACATCAAAGATGCCAAAGGAGAGATTCAAGTTTATGCTAAATATGATCTTTTAGGAGAAAAGAATTATCGTTTTTTTACTAAGTTAGACATAGGAGACTTTATCGGGGTTTCAGGTAAAGTCTTTAGAACCTTAAAAGGAGAGATTACTATCTCCGTAGAAGAGTTTACTTTTTTAACTAAGTCCTTACATCCACTTCCAGAAAAGTATCATGGACTGCAGGATGTTGAGCTTCGTTATCGTCAAAGATACTTAGATTTAATGGTCAATAAGGAAGTGACGAATGTTTTTATTCTTAGAAGTAAGATTATTCATAAAATAAGGGAATTTTTAAATAAAGAAGATTTTTTAGAAGTAGAAACACCAATGATGCATCCTATTGCCGGAGGTGCCCTAGCTCGTCCTTTTGAAACTTATCACCATGCTTTAAATATGAAGCTTTTTTTAAGAATTGCTCCTGAGTTATATTTAAAGAAGTTAATCATAGGGGGTCTTAATAAAGTTTATGAATTAAATCGTTGTTTTCGCAATGAAGGAATCTCTATTAAACATAATCCAGAATTTACCATGATCGAGATTTATCAAGCTTTAGCTGATTACTTAAGCATGATGGATCTCACCGAGAGATTAATAAAATTTGTGGCTTTAGAAACCTTAGGTTCTTTAAAGTTATCCTATCAAGGTCAACCAATAAACTTAGAGGAACCTTGGAGAAGAATGACCTTATTAGAGGCGGTCAAGAAATACACTGGAGAAGATTTAACTTCTTTGGACAAAGTGAAAGAATTGGCTTTAAAGTTACAAGTAGAATTTCAAGAAGAAGAAAATGAAGGAGAAGTCTTAGACCATATCTTTGGAAAATATGTCGAGCCAAATTTAATAGCCCCTACTTTCATTATGGATTATCCTACCGTAGTTTCTCCTTTAGCTAAAAAGAAGAAGGATCCTTTGTGGGTAGAAAGGTTTGAATTATACATGGCGGGACAAGAACTCGGTAATGCTTATTCAGAATTAAATGACCCTTTCGAGCAAAGGGAAAGGTTTAAAGCTCAGAAAAAGGAAAAGATGGATGAAGATTTCTTGCAAGCTTTAGAATATGGTCTTCCACCTACCGGCGGGTTGGGGATTGGTATTGATAGATTAGTCATGATCTTAGCTGATGTTTCTTCAATCAAAGAGGTAATATTATTTCCCCAGCTTCGACCTACAGAAGATTAA
- a CDS encoding MotA/TolQ/ExbB proton channel family protein — MIQLLVKGGVVMIPIFICSIIALAIIIERAYVLIRLRRRSKEFMPNLRMILEKEDYQQAKFFCEEEDFIVALIWKEGLERILQKKKDFKEVIAHKSEDLVLSLEKGLNTLATVAHISPLLGLLGTVTGMIRAFMVVEQLAGRVNATSLAGGIWEALITTAAGLVVAIPAMAAHHYLVDGINHVIKEIEEDSYQLVSLIGDKDKPSGDLL, encoded by the coding sequence GTGATTCAGTTATTAGTAAAAGGTGGCGTGGTAATGATTCCCATCTTTATTTGTTCAATTATCGCTCTGGCTATTATCATTGAAAGAGCTTATGTCTTAATAAGACTTAGAAGAAGATCCAAAGAATTTATGCCTAATTTGAGAATGATCTTAGAGAAAGAAGATTATCAACAAGCCAAATTTTTTTGCGAGGAAGAAGATTTTATAGTGGCTTTGATCTGGAAAGAAGGTTTAGAGAGAATCTTACAAAAAAAGAAAGATTTCAAAGAAGTAATAGCTCATAAATCAGAAGATTTAGTCTTATCCTTAGAAAAAGGGTTAAATACTTTAGCTACCGTAGCTCATATTTCTCCTCTTTTAGGATTATTAGGGACCGTGACCGGAATGATCAGAGCTTTTATGGTCGTAGAGCAGTTAGCAGGAAGAGTTAACGCCACTTCTTTAGCTGGAGGGATTTGGGAAGCTTTGATTACTACCGCCGCTGGATTAGTAGTAGCTATTCCAGCTATGGCTGCTCACCATTATTTAGTAGATGGAATCAATCATGTAATTAAAGAGATAGAGGAAGACTCCTATCAGTTAGTAAGCTTGATTGGTGATAAAGATAAACCATCAGGAGATCTTTTATGA
- a CDS encoding biopolymer transporter ExbD, with translation MKFRKVLVLKARLDMAPLIDVVFLLLIFFLLTSSFVLQPGIKVKLPKAKTTEISKEEEVYITIDKDNFLYLNEKLIPEEELNKRLLRLASEDPNKLVIVKADQDVRHGRVVGVLDQIKRSGLSKLAIATQPEEVKSQD, from the coding sequence ATGAAGTTTAGGAAAGTTTTAGTTTTAAAGGCTCGTCTGGATATGGCTCCATTAATTGATGTTGTCTTTTTACTACTGATCTTCTTTTTGTTAACCTCCTCTTTTGTTTTACAACCAGGAATTAAAGTAAAGTTACCTAAAGCTAAAACTACCGAGATATCAAAGGAAGAAGAAGTGTATATTACTATTGATAAGGATAACTTTCTTTATCTTAATGAAAAGTTAATCCCTGAAGAAGAATTAAATAAGAGATTGCTAAGGCTGGCTAGCGAAGATCCTAATAAGTTAGTCATTGTCAAAGCAGATCAAGATGTTCGACATGGAAGGGTAGTCGGAGTATTAGATCAGATAAAAAGATCAGGTTTAAGTAAATTAGCCATTGCTACTCAGCCAGAGGAAGTAAAGAGTCAAGATTAA
- a CDS encoding energy transducer TonB → MKEVRFTKFLMISMFIHLVFGLILSRVPINYNRSSTFKVIEISLIDLVPDNYLVIAKGMVKEICERKEMLKFKEKNKSSEVKLTSLLESFQAKKEGMIEEDPLILKKLEEVKPKNRLKEDFISKQVSITKEILPYQLNSGLAMAKDIEEEMPISFPRAKEKERLMIQEDKDLLNNITCTTKISGPVFLRKILHQENFPIPSWLEREGITWRGKFKFWVLPDGYVDKVSVEESFGDRRVDSLASQIISKWRFSKLPDYLKEKEEWGLIDLKILLR, encoded by the coding sequence ATGAAAGAAGTAAGATTTACTAAATTTCTCATGATTTCTATGTTTATTCATCTTGTTTTTGGACTAATATTGTCGAGAGTACCTATAAATTATAATCGATCTTCTACTTTTAAAGTAATTGAAATCTCTTTAATAGATCTTGTCCCTGATAATTATTTAGTAATTGCTAAAGGCATGGTCAAAGAGATTTGCGAAAGAAAAGAGATGTTAAAATTTAAGGAGAAGAACAAAAGTAGTGAGGTAAAACTTACCTCACTGTTAGAGAGTTTTCAAGCTAAAAAGGAAGGAATGATAGAGGAAGATCCTTTAATTTTAAAGAAGTTAGAAGAGGTTAAACCTAAAAATCGTTTAAAAGAAGACTTTATTTCTAAGCAAGTCTCTATCACTAAGGAAATATTGCCGTATCAATTAAATTCTGGTTTGGCCATGGCCAAAGACATAGAGGAGGAAATGCCTATTTCTTTTCCTCGGGCTAAAGAGAAGGAAAGACTAATGATCCAAGAAGATAAAGATTTATTAAATAATATTACTTGCACCACTAAGATTAGCGGCCCTGTATTTCTTAGAAAAATTTTACATCAAGAAAATTTCCCCATTCCTTCTTGGTTAGAAAGAGAAGGAATTACTTGGCGAGGTAAATTTAAATTTTGGGTGCTGCCCGATGGTTATGTAGATAAGGTCTCAGTAGAAGAGTCTTTTGGTGATAGAAGGGTAGATTCTTTAGCTTCCCAAATTATTTCGAAATGGAGATTTTCAAAACTCCCAGATTATTTAAAGGAAAAAGAAGAGTGGGGGTTAATTGATCTAAAAATCTTGTTGAGATAA
- a CDS encoding response regulator has translation MAKILIVDDEKDLAITLGDILELEGHQVTSVLDGYKAIEETKNTHYDLVLMDIRLPGINGVETFIQIKKIDPKVKVVMMTGFAVEDLIEEAIKQGAYACIHKPFDLQKVIKLIQEVISENKKVILIANGDSKTREEVQSALAEKGYRTCTARDSKEVLTKLKEKSYHCILAKYKFA, from the coding sequence ATGGCCAAAATATTGATTGTTGATGATGAAAAGGACTTAGCTATTACATTAGGGGATATCCTTGAACTTGAAGGGCATCAGGTAACCTCAGTATTAGATGGGTATAAGGCAATTGAGGAGACAAAGAATACCCATTATGACCTTGTCCTGATGGATATTAGATTGCCCGGGATAAATGGGGTGGAGACATTTATCCAGATTAAAAAGATTGACCCGAAGGTAAAGGTAGTGATGATGACCGGGTTTGCGGTAGAGGATTTGATTGAAGAGGCAATTAAACAAGGGGCTTATGCCTGCATCCATAAACCATTTGATTTACAGAAGGTGATAAAATTAATACAAGAGGTTATCAGCGAAAACAAAAAGGTAATCTTAATTGCTAATGGTGATAGCAAAACAAGGGAAGAGGTCCAGTCGGCACTTGCTGAAAAAGGTTATCGCACCTGCACAGCCAGGGACAGCAAAGAAGTACTTACAAAACTTAAAGAGAAGTCCTATCATTGTATCTTAGCTAAATATAAGTTTGCCTGA
- a CDS encoding type II toxin-antitoxin system HicB family antitoxin, producing the protein MRYTVIIENGRESGYVAFCPILKGCVSQGATKEESLANLKEAMGGYLEALIEDGIKCNYS; encoded by the coding sequence GTGCGATATACAGTTATTATTGAAAATGGAAGAGAGTCTGGTTATGTTGCTTTTTGCCCTATATTAAAGGGTTGCGTATCGCAAGGTGCTACAAAAGAAGAATCTTTAGCTAATCTTAAAGAGGCAATGGGCGGGTATCTTGAAGCCCTTATTGAAGATGGAATAAAATGTAACTACTCATAA
- a CDS encoding FIST C-terminal domain-containing protein → MVTFIKAQCKLGVAHGWKKLAGPIVANKTCKNVVMELNWKNALTVYREIVEADSGIKLSIENFYDLAMRYPFGIYKEGAEDIVRDPIMTNEKGELICVGEVPEHSLLNILKGEPDSLIQAAGKAAKEACGKEIHCPLVADCISRTLFLREDFIRELAAVKENLVVSDASGTGEQGIPAGMLTLGEISSYGETTLEFFNKTIVIGGCYK, encoded by the coding sequence GTGGTTACCTTTATCAAAGCACAATGTAAACTTGGTGTTGCCCATGGCTGGAAAAAACTTGCCGGACCCATTGTCGCCAACAAAACCTGTAAAAATGTAGTCATGGAACTAAACTGGAAAAACGCCCTTACCGTGTACCGGGAAATAGTAGAAGCTGATTCAGGGATTAAGCTATCTATAGAAAACTTTTATGATCTGGCAATGCGGTATCCCTTTGGGATATACAAAGAAGGGGCTGAGGATATTGTGCGCGACCCGATTATGACAAATGAGAAGGGAGAATTAATCTGTGTAGGTGAGGTGCCTGAGCATAGTCTGTTAAACATCTTAAAGGGTGAGCCGGACTCCCTTATTCAAGCCGCAGGCAAGGCAGCTAAAGAGGCTTGCGGAAAAGAAATCCATTGTCCTTTGGTGGCTGACTGCATCTCAAGGACACTTTTCCTGAGAGAGGATTTTATCAGAGAATTAGCCGCTGTAAAGGAAAATCTTGTGGTGTCAGACGCGTCTGGAACAGGTGAGCAAGGTATTCCCGCAGGCATGTTGACCTTAGGTGAAATCTCATCTTACGGTGAGACAACATTAGAGTTTTTTAATAAAACTATTGTGATAGGAGGATGTTATAAATAA
- a CDS encoding endonuclease domain-containing protein: protein MNSDNTNNFGYQKELQPFANTLRKNMTKAEACLWKFVLRAGNMKGFIFRRQRPVLKYIADFMCKELMLVIEVDGITHQQEEVNEKDKIKQKDLEYAGFKVIRFNDEEVLNDIENVRREIEFNVEEIQGRKEIPPPNPRQRGTATP, encoded by the coding sequence ATGAACTCTGATAATACAAATAACTTTGGCTATCAAAAAGAATTACAGCCTTTTGCAAATACCTTGCGTAAAAATATGACAAAGGCTGAGGCTTGTTTATGGAAATTTGTTTTACGAGCCGGCAATATGAAAGGATTTATCTTTCGCAGACAAAGACCGGTTTTAAAATATATTGCTGATTTTATGTGTAAAGAATTAATGTTAGTGATTGAGGTAGATGGGATAACACATCAACAGGAAGAAGTAAATGAAAAAGATAAAATTAAACAAAAAGATTTGGAATATGCAGGATTTAAAGTAATACGATTTAATGATGAGGAAGTATTAAATGATATTGAAAATGTGAGAAGAGAAATAGAATTTAATGTTGAGGAAATTCAGGGAAGGAAGGAGATTCCACCCCCTAACCCCCGCCAGCGGGGGACAGCCACCCCCTAA
- a CDS encoding PAS domain S-box protein codes for MNKNDQPILDNLSLVYELSLSIGKSLDLVANCEGFLKTLMSRKNLSYVSVWIKNKYLPDETDESWATLVYAHPLARVGEKRISVEHPIFSLLKGKDVLFVSSAEDTFAQLLVSEKGITEGGLLIFALGEIGVLKLFSLAKISEEEINQLKALIYKFTISIEGCLAYQQTLRDQEHLEELVKERTEKLAESEERFSQVAESADEWIWEVNADGLYTYASPIVEKILGYKPEEIVGKKHFYDFFAPNIRVEFKKAALDVFGRKETFTGFINPNVHKNGNLVILKTSGLPILDEKGILLGYRGADADITEQKQMEEKIIKAEKLAAAVQIASEAAHEIKNPLAVIKAGLYYLEKILPENETAQKTLFRMNEATQRAVTYINDLLNFSKPPVMALKPVDLHKVIEDSINELHQEMLTVIEIEKDFALDVPLLTADPDQLKQVFVNLIKNGVEAMREKGKLKIKSEKLKIKEEEIVQVSISDTGRGITKEDLKHIFDPFFTTKGKGTGLGLAICQRIIEAHKGGIEVKSEVGKGTMFVVNLPVPAIDREVI; via the coding sequence ATGAATAAAAATGACCAACCGATATTAGATAATCTATCATTGGTCTATGAGCTATCCCTTTCTATCGGCAAGTCATTAGATTTGGTGGCAAATTGTGAGGGCTTCCTGAAAACCCTTATGTCCCGAAAAAATCTTTCTTATGTCTCTGTCTGGATAAAAAACAAGTATCTGCCGGATGAAACAGATGAAAGTTGGGCTACCCTGGTTTATGCCCATCCTCTGGCTCGGGTAGGGGAAAAACGGATTTCTGTTGAACACCCCATCTTTTCGTTATTAAAAGGCAAGGATGTTCTCTTCGTTTCATCTGCCGAGGATACCTTTGCCCAATTACTTGTTAGCGAAAAAGGGATTACAGAAGGGGGACTGCTCATATTCGCCTTAGGAGAGATAGGTGTGTTAAAACTTTTTTCTCTTGCAAAAATATCGGAAGAAGAAATCAATCAACTTAAAGCACTAATCTACAAGTTCACTATTTCTATTGAGGGTTGCCTTGCATATCAGCAGACATTAAGAGACCAAGAGCACCTTGAGGAGTTGGTAAAAGAACGTACCGAGAAGTTGGCAGAAAGCGAGGAACGCTTCAGTCAGGTAGCCGAAAGTGCTGATGAATGGATATGGGAAGTCAATGCAGATGGGTTATACACTTATGCCAGTCCTATCGTAGAAAAAATATTGGGCTATAAACCAGAAGAAATTGTCGGAAAGAAACATTTTTATGATTTTTTTGCTCCGAATATAAGGGTAGAATTTAAAAAAGCAGCCCTTGATGTTTTTGGCAGAAAAGAAACTTTTACAGGATTTATTAATCCCAATGTCCACAAGAATGGCAATTTAGTTATCTTGAAAACAAGTGGATTGCCAATCCTGGATGAGAAGGGGATTCTTCTTGGATATCGAGGTGCAGATGCAGATATTACTGAACAAAAACAAATGGAGGAAAAGATTATAAAGGCAGAAAAACTTGCCGCCGCTGTTCAGATTGCCTCTGAGGCTGCCCATGAAATAAAAAATCCATTAGCCGTTATTAAGGCTGGGCTTTATTACTTAGAAAAAATTCTGCCTGAGAATGAGACGGCTCAAAAGACACTTTTCCGAATGAATGAAGCCACACAAAGGGCAGTTACCTATATTAATGACCTGCTGAATTTCTCAAAACCACCTGTCATGGCGTTAAAACCGGTTGATCTCCATAAGGTTATTGAGGACTCTATTAACGAACTACATCAAGAGATGTTAACCGTGATAGAAATAGAGAAGGATTTCGCCCTTGATGTGCCACTTCTAACAGCAGATCCTGACCAACTCAAACAAGTCTTCGTCAATCTCATCAAGAATGGGGTTGAGGCGATGAGGGAAAAGGGAAAATTAAAAATTAAAAGTGAAAAATTAAAAATTAAGGAGGAAGAGATTGTTCAGGTAAGCATTTCTGATACGGGTAGAGGGATAACAAAGGAAGACCTGAAACATATCTTTGACCCGTTTTTTACCACAAAAGGTAAAGGCACAGGATTAGGTTTAGCCATTTGTCAACGCATTATTGAGGCACATAAAGGCGGGATTGAGGTTAAAAGCGAGGTAGGGAAGGGGACGATGTTTGTGGTTAATTTGCCGGTGCCAGCCATTGACAGGGAGGTTATTTGA
- a CDS encoding nucleotidyltransferase domain-containing protein — translation MKDTLSEITNRIVDEIAPDKIILFGSRGKDGGTQDSDYDICILKSGVENRRVLEKRIYRRLFGVGAAVDVIIETPEKFKELKDKWFLVHSEIAKFGRVVYER, via the coding sequence ATGAAGGATACACTCTCAGAGATAACTAATAGAATTGTGGATGAAATAGCTCCTGATAAAATTATTCTTTTTGGTTCAAGGGGGAAGGATGGAGGGACACAGGATAGTGACTATGATATTTGCATATTAAAGAGTGGTGTTGAGAACAGAAGAGTGCTTGAAAAGAGAATCTACCGGAGACTCTTTGGTGTGGGAGCGGCTGTGGATGTCATAATCGAAACCCCTGAGAAGTTTAAGGAATTGAAGGATAAATGGTTTCTTGTTCACAGTGAGATTGCAAAATTTGGGAGAGTGGTTTATGAAAGATAA